GGCGGAGAGAGAGGGATTCGAACCCTCGAGACGCTTTTGGCGCCTACACGATTTCCAATCGTGCTCCTTCGGCCAACTCGGACACCTCTCCATAAATGGCTCCCCGAACAGGACTCGAACCTGTGACAACTCGATTAACAGTCGAGTGCTCTACCAACTGAGCTATCAGGGAACAATATTCAATTCAAGTGTTTGATCACCTGAAAACTAGATACGAAACGATCTTTGCGTTGATTAGAATCCGTAGCATTCACCCGATGTGGTATCGGGGTCCCCGAAAAGTATTCGGTGTCAGCTTCAAAGCTTCACTTCACTTTTTGGGGTGATTTGGATAAGCCCTCGACCGATTAGTATTGGTCAGCTCCATGCATTGCTGCACTTCCACCTCCAACCTATCTACCTCGTCGTCTTCAAGGGGTCTTACTAATTGGGAAATCTCATCTTGAGGGGGGCTTCACGCTTAGATGCTTTCAGCGCTTATCCCGTCCGTACGTAGCTACCCAGCCATGCTCCTGGCGGAACAACTGGTGCACCAGCGGTACGTCCATCCCGGTCCTCTCGTACTAAGGACAGCTCCTCTCAAATTTCCTACGCCCACGACAGATAGGGACCGAACTGTCTCACGACGTTCTGAACCCAGCTCGCGTACCGCTTTAATGGGCGAACAGCCCAACCCTTGGGACCTACTTCAGCCCCAGGATGCGATGAGCCGACATCGAGGTGCCAAACCTCCCCGTCGATGTGGACTCTTGGGGGAGATAAGCCTGTTATCCCCAGGGTAGCTTTTATCCGTTGAGCGATGGCCCTTCCATGCGGTACCACCGGATCACTAAGCCCGACTTTCGTCCCTGCTCGACTTGTAGGTCTCGCAGTCAAGCTCCCTTATGCCTTTGCACTCTTCGAATGATTTCCAACCATTCTGAGGGAACCTTGGGGCGCCTCCGTTACTCTTTAGGAGGCGACCGCCCCAGTCAAACTGCCCGCCTGACACTGTCCCCGTACCGGATTACGGTACCAGGTTAGAACCTAGATACGATCAGGGTGGTATCCCAACGTCGCCTCCACACAAGCTGGCGCTCATGCTTCAAAGGCTCCCACCTATCCTGTACAGATCGTACCCAAATCCAATATCAAGCTGCAGTAAAGCTCCATGGGGTCTTTCCGTCTTGTCGCGGGTAACCTGCATCTTCACAGGTATTAAAATTTCACCGGATCTCTCGTTGAGACAGCGCCCAAGTCGTTACGCCATTCGTGCGGGTCAGAATTTACCTGACAAGGAATTTCGCTACCTTAGGACCGTTATAGTTACGGCCGCCGTTTACTGGGGCTTCGGTTCACAGCTTCGGATTGCTCCTAACCGCTCCCCTTAACCTTCCAGCACCGGGCAGGCGTCAGCCCGTATACTTCGCCTTACGGCTTCGCACAGACCTGTGTTTTTGCTAAACAGTCGCTTGGGCCTTTTCACTGCGGCCCCCTCGGGCTATTCACCCTACCGAGGCACCCCTTCTCCCGAAGTTACGGGGTCATTTTGCCGAGTTCCTTAACGAGAGTTCTTCCGCGCGCCTTAGAATTCTCTTCTCGCCTACCTGTGTCGGTTTGCGGTACGGGCACCTTCACCTGACTAGAGGCTTTTCTTGGCAGTGTGAGATCATGACCTTCGCTACTATAATTTTCACTCCCCATCACAGCCCAGCCTTATCGATGTGCGGATTTGCCTACACATCAGCCTCACTGCTTGGACGGACATCCATCAGTCCGCGTCACTACCCTCCTGCGTCACCCCATCGTTCATAACGGTTTACGGTGGTACAGGAATTTCAACCTGTTGTCCTTCGATTACGCCTTTCGGCCTCACCTTAGGTCCCGACTTACCCTGAGCGGACGAGCCTTCCTCAGGAAACCTTGGGCTTTCGGCGGATCAGATTCTCACTGATCTTTTCGTTACTCATACCGGCATTCTCACTTGTATGCTGTCCAGCGCTCCTTACGGTACACCTTCAACCTACATACAACGCTCCCCTACCCCTGAATCGACTTCACTCCGCCTTCGAAGTGTGTTTATCCCCTGAGAGCATTTGGTCATCCTTGATTTCATCTCAAGCCTGACAAAAATGTTCATCTCAGTGTTCACTACCTCAAAGAAGCAGTGAAGTCGATTCAAGCCATAGCTTCGGTGGTGTGTTTAGCCCCGTTACATTTTCGGCGCAGAGTCACTCGACCAGTGAGCTATTACGCACTCTTTAAATGGTGGCTGCTTCTAAGCCAACATCCTGGTTGTCTGTGCAACTCCACATCCTTTCCCACTTAACACACACTTGGGGACCTTAGCTGATGGTCTGGGCTGTTTCCCTTTTGACAATGGATCTTAGCACTCACTGTCTGACTCCCGGATATAAGTCTATGGCATTCGGAGTTTGACTGAGCTTGGTAACCCTTGCGGGCCCCGCACCCAATCAGTGCTCTACCTCCACGACTCTTCATTCCGAGGCTAGCCCTAAAGCTATTTCGGGGAGAACCAGCTATCTCCGAGTTCGATTGGAATTTCTCCGCTACCCCCACCTCATCCCCGCATTTTTCAACATACGTGGGTTCGGGCCTCCAGTGCGTGTTACCGCACCTTCACCCTGGACAGGGGTAGATCACACGGTTTCGGGTCTACGCCCACATACTCAGTCGCCCTATTCAGACTCGCTTTCGCTGCGGCTACGGCTTCTCGCCTTAACCTTGCATGGGAACGTAACTCGCCGGTTCATTCTACAAAAGGCACGCCATCACCCATAGATCGGGCTCTGACTTCTTGTAAGCACACGGTTTCAGGATCTATTTCACTCCCCTTCCGGGGTGCTTTTCACCTTTCCCTCACGGTACTGTTTCACTATCGGTCGCTAGGGAGTATTTAGCCTTAGCAGATGGTCCTGCTGGATTCATACGGGGTTTCACGTGCCCCGCACTACTCGGGATCCGTCTCGGAGGGAATATACTTTCGGCTACAGGGCTTTTACCTCTTATAGCGGGCCTTTCCAGACCTCTTCGCCTAATATGTTCCTTTGTAACTCCATGTGAGACGTCCCACAACCCCAGAGAGCAAGCTCTCTGGTTTAGGCTGTTCCGCGTTCGCTCGCCGCTACTGACGGAATCACTCTTGTTTTCTCTTCCTCCAGGTACTTAGATGTTTCAGTTCCCTGGGTATGCCTCCTCGCATCCTATGTATTCAGATACGGGTAACTGACTATTACATCAGCTGGGTTTCCCCATTCGGACATCCCCGGATCGAAGCTTGCTTACAGCTCCCCGAGGCAGTATCGTTGTTCGCCACGTCCTTCTTCGGCTCCTAGCGCCTAGGCATCCTCCGTGTGCTCTTAGTAGCTTAACCAATTGCTCCGGTTATTGTGCTCATCGCTCTGTTGTCCGTTTGTTTCCTGATCTACTAAACGAGTTAATAGGTGGAAACCAACTTCCAAAGGATCGATGATCCCAAAACCTTCGCTGCTACCGTTTTATTTAAACTTGTTTTGACACAAGTTCAGCTAAAAGGATATTTCTAATTGCGCAAATTCGTTTCGTTATCTAGTTTTCAAGGATCAAATTCAATCGGCTGTTTAACGGCCGGAAGAATATCTTATCAATTCCTCACGATCTTGTCTACAAGAAAGATCTGGAATCAACAAGTTTTGAGAGTTGAACTCTCAAAACTGACCAACGAGTGAGTAACAGGCCTAAACCTGATTTAAGGGTGACTTCATTGAAGTCATATTTGAATGTTTCCGTTGCAGGAAACGATTCTCCATAGAAAGGAGGTGATCCAGCCGCACCTTCCGATACGGCTACCTTGTTACGACTTCACCCCAATCATCTACCCCACCTTCGGCGGCTGGCTCCCTTGCGGGTTACCCCACCGACTTCGGGTGTTGTAAACTCTCGTGGTGTGACGGGCGGTGTGTACAAGACCCGGGAACGTATTCACCGCGGCATGCTGATCCGCGATTACTAGCAATTCCGACTTCATGCAGGCGAGTTGCAGCCTGCAATCCGAACTGAGACTGGCTTTTATAGGATTGGCTCCACCTCGCGGCTTCGCTTCCCGTTGTACCAGCCATTGTAGTACGTGTGTAGCCCAAGTCATAAGGGGCATGATGATTTGACGTCATCCCCGCCTTCCTCCGGTTTGTCACCGGCAGTCATTCTAGAGTGCCCACCATCATGTGCTGGCAACTAAAATCAAGGGTTGCGCTCGTTGCGGGACTTAACCCAACATCTCACGACACGAGCTGACGACAACCATGCACCACCTGTCACCTCTGTCCCGAAGGCCGCCTCTATCTCTAGAGGATTCAGAGGGATGTCAAGACTTGGTAAGGTTCTTCGCGTTGCTTCGAATTAAACCACATACTCCACTGCTTGTGCGGGTCCCCGTCAATTCCTTTGAGTTTCAGTCTTGCGACCGTACTCCCCAGGCGGAATGCTTAATGTGTTAACTTCGGCACCAAGGGTATCGAAACCCCTAACACCTAGCATTCATCGTTTACGGCGTGGACTACCAGGGTATCTAATCCTGTTTGCTCCCCACGCTTTCGCGCCTCAGCGTCAGTTACAGCCCAGAGAGTCGCCTTCGCCACTGGTGTTCCTCCACATATCTACGCATTTCACCGCTACACGTGGAATTCCACTCTCCTCTTCTGCACTCAAGTTCCCCAGTTTCCAGTGCGACCCGAAGTTGAGCCTCGGGTTTAAACACCAGACTTAAAGAACCGCCTGCGCGCGCTTTACGCCCAATAATTCCGGACAACGCTTGCCCCCTACGTATTACCGCGGCTGCTGGCACGTAGTTAGCCGGGGCTTTCTTCTCAAGTACCGTCACTCTCCTAGCAGTTACTCTAGAAGACGTTCTTCCTTGGCAACAGAGCTTTACGATCCGAAAACCTTCATCACTCACGCGGCGTTGCTCCGTCAGGCTTTCGCCCATTGCGGAAGATTCCCTACTGCTGCCTCCCGTAGGAGTCTGGGCCGTGTCTCAGTCCCAGTGTGGCCGTTCACCCTCTCAGGTCGGCTACGCATCGTCGCCTTGGTGAGCCATTACCCCACCAACTAGCTAATGCGCCGCAGGCCCATCCCCAAGTGACAGATTGCTCCGTCTTTCATTATTCCACAATGCTGTGAAATAAATTATCCGGTATTAGCTACCGTTTCCGGTAGTTATCCCAGTCTTGAGGGCAGGTTGCCTACGTGTTACTCACCCGTCCGCCGCTAACCATCAGGAGTGCAAGCACTCCATCAAGTCCGCTCGACTTGCATGTATTAGGCACGCCGCCAGCGTTCGTCCTGAGCCAGGATCAAACTCTCCAATAAAGTGTTTGACTTGCTCATTTCTTAACTGACGAGAATTTGTTCAATTCTCTATTTCAACGTCCCACCAAAGTGGTTCGTTTTACTCACTCGTTGTTCAGTTTTCAAAGATCAACTTCTTTGTCTTTCGCCGAAAACTCATTTTCAGCGGCGACCTTTATAATATATCATGGTGCCCATCGTTTCGTCAAGAACTTTTTTTGAAAACTTTTTAATTCGACATTTTCTTAACCGAATTATCAAAGTCCCTTTCGAAGGGGCGAGTTATAATTTATCACAGAAACAGGTGGCTCGTCAACATGATTCGCCAAATTTTTTTTCGACTTCTTGTAACAAACGTTCTGACACATTTTCGCATGACTGATACATCCTATTATCTACACTAACGTTAGATACTGTTTCCTGAGACGCTGTTTTATAACCGTTATATCCAATACTTCGGCACAAAAAAAGAAGGACTCGCGTCCTTCCTTAGTCGGTGTAGTACCGAATGGCTTCTGTTCCGTAAGACCGAACACCTCTCCACATCGGAACTTCCTTCACAAGCGATTGATAGACCAGCTTGCGCATCACGATCGGCAGTTCCTTGGATACAGGTGCCAGCTCAGGGTGGAGAATAAGCTCCTGTATCGTCCAGGGATTCCGTCGGCTTCTTAAAACGCGGAGCAGCAGCGCTGCTGAGCTCTCCAGCTTGGATACCATAGAGAATTCATAGGCCAGCAGGGCCAGCTCCACTCGCTGGCCGAGCGTTTCCGTACTGACCGTAAGTTCTTCATATAATTTGCGGACTGGTGTGTTCAATCCTGTAATCTGCTCCCAAACAGCTGATTCCGGATGAATTCCCCGCTCGATCAGTTCAAGCTGCCCCCAATGATGCAGACCTTCTAATAGAGTATGGTAAGCATCCAGGCCCCGCTCTTCCTTCAAGAGCATCTTGGCATCCATATACTTTTGTAAGAAGTGGGCAAATCCAATAAACAATTTTTGCTCCCGGAACGGTTCAGCAAACCTGAGGAAATCACGGCGCAGATTGGACAGGCGATCTTGGTCGTCTTTTATGATATCCCCTTCTAGGAAGCATTTGATCAATACTTTATGTGTGCCGCTCAGGAGTTCCCGATGCAAATCGTCCAGCCCGATGCTTATCACCTGGCAGCGTTCCCCGCCTACAATAGAATGCTGGATGGGAGGCTCATCAGGTGTTCCGTCATACACGACAACAATATTGACCTCAAAATCGTAAACAAGCAATCCTTGCTGCCTTTTGTCCGAATTACGGTATGCTATCGCCCCTACAGCATCCTCATCAACCGTATTTCCATAGTAAAAAGAAAAGTTGGTTAATTCCACGTTTCCCTCCATACATTCCTTGGCGAATTTCAGCCATTTCAGTTATAATGTAATTCTACATGTCCATGTAAGTTCCTTCTTTTAGGAGATAAGATCTTATGAAGGCGATAAACGAATATATAAGATTTCATTTCTCGGTCACGTTATTTCATAAACAACTATTTGAATGACAGGAGTTTTCGAGCCATGATCTTTAAGAACGCAAAAATCAACGCCTTCCGCACTTGGGGATTGCTGCTGACGATGCTGGGTATGGGCCTTATGGTGCTTGGTACAGCCGGAATCGTATTCTTCGGCCAAGCAGGCAAAATATTTGCCGGAATCGGATTGGTGTTTGGCCTGATTATGATGCTGGGGAGTCTCGGCATTTACTTTTGGGCGGGTATGCTATCCACGAGTGCGGTCCAAATTCAGTGTCCGGAATGCAATAAATTGACCAAGATGTTGGGTAAAACCGACCGCTGCATGTTCTGCCATACGATTTTGACACTGGATCCAAGTCAGGCCAACATCACAGCAGAAGAGCTTGAAGCCCAGCAGACCAGATCCTAAAGTGATTTGCAGAAACTTGCTATCTCAATAGGATTTGCAACCTGTAAGACGATTAAACATAAAGAACCCGGTTATCCTCGTGATAACCGGGTTCTTTATTATGATATGAAAATAAGTCCTACTAATCTTTATTCATGTATCGTCTTCAGAACATGCCAGGTTTCCGGAATGGCAAAACTTCGGTTCCACGAAGCAATGCCGCCAAGCTTCAGCTTTTTGGCCATATTCACTCGGGATTGCAGAGAAGTGCCGTCCTCCATCCATATTTTCTTGATGGATTCTCCCTCCGTGAATTGGACATAATTCTGTCCTGTACCGGCATCAAGCGTACCTTTCACCTTCTGTTCCTTAAGCAAGGCCTGCAGCTTCTCCATGCCAATCGCTTTGGAGGACACCTTCGTCTCTCCCGCTTCGCTTGTTTCCGTCCAGACCCGTGTATATAGCGGTACGCCCAACACCAGCTTGGATGACGGTACCGCGTCCTCTTCCATGATTCGCCTTACCGACTGCTCGGCCCATGGCAGCGAGGATACGGATCCCGCTTTCGGACTCGCGGCCCAGTGCTCGTCATAAGCCATCACCATCATGTAATCAACCGTCTCTCCGAGTCGTTTCCGATCGAGAAAGAGCGACCACATCTCGCTGTTCGATTTTGGCGTAACATCAATGGAAACGATAAGCCCTCTGGCTTTGGCCAGCGGCTTCATCTCCCTCACGAACTGAACGACATTATCCTTATCTTTGGTATGAACATTTTCAAAGTCGATATTGATTCCGTCGAGTTTATATTGTTTGGCATAAGCCAGCATCTGCTTGATAATATGCGATCTTCTATCAAAAGTAGACAGCGCCTCGGTTGTCATATCCGGATCGAAGCTGTTGTCCATCAGACCCCAAACCTCCATGTTCCTGTTATGGGCCCAGCTTACATACTGCTTAACGGCTTTAGATTTGACCGTGCCTTCACCATCCACAATGCTAAACCAGGTCGGGCTGACCACATTGACACCGGGCAGTTCGCCAATGCTATCCGTGCTTGGATTTTTGTTATAAACAGCTTCCCATGCCAGATTGACCGACTTGTTCTTCCATTCCAGCTCTGCCCGCGAAGGAGTCTGCGCAAGCATCGGAATTTCCTTTACGTCCCCAAGTTTAACCTGCTCTTTAGGAACATATCCCGTATACCCGTTATCTGCCTGAACGAATAACCGCCCCTCTTCTTCAAGCCATACGCGAAGCCGCTCACCGGCCGGCATGTCCAATACAATCGGAGACTTCTTCTCCCCGCTCTCACGTAGAGCCACGGTTTCCTCAGGATTACCGGGTGCTGCTTCGGCAAGCTGAATCGAATCCCCCGCACGCATCAGAATAATGGCGCCTGTCGCCGAGTCCTCGTGAACGCTCACGCCATAATGCTGTTTGAGCGGCTTAATCGGAACATAGGCAATGCCGTCAATCAGCTTAGGTGCGTAGGGAATGGTAACTCCCTTGCCATTCAGCTCGCCCTTCGTGCTCTCCATCTTCATGCGGAATACGGATTCCGAAGTCGTTACAAGGACGGATTCTGTTTCTTCCTCATAACGAATGTTGGCATCCACGCTCTCCTGAATAACCGTTATCGGCAGCAGCAGCTCTTCGCCGGAGCCCCGGGCAGGCTGTTCCTTTAGCTCTCCCTGAACAAAAATCGGCTTGTCCATTCCACGCCAATCCGGCACGGTATAGGTCTGGTTCGGAAATAATGTGGTGACAACCCACCAAGCGCCAGCCGCGACCAACAACAACCCCAGAAAGAAAGAGCCCCCTCTCGTGCGCCTCTTCTTTCCCCGATATCTTCTTCTTGCCAAACTACTCCCCCATTTCACTCTCGCTCATTACTAACTCCTTAACGCCAAATAGCGCCCTTAAAAATAAAAACGTGTGGAATGGTTCATTCCGCACGTTTATTTATAACAACCGGCGTCTATTGGCAGGACTTGCAGAGCCCATACAGCTCCATTCGTAGTCCCTTTACTTCAAACCCGGTGCTTTTCTCCGCTTGTATTCCAACATCTTCAAGGGACGGATAGCTGAAATCTTCAATTTTACCGCAACTCTGGCATATGACATGATGATGGTCCGATACGTTAGCGTCGAAACGACTCGAGTTGTCCCCGTACGTCAACTCTCGCACCATGCCGGCTTCAATAAACATTTTTAGATTGTTGTATACTGTGGCTACGCTCATACTAGGAAAATTAGGTTCCAGAGCCCGATAAATATCATCCGCTGTCGGATGGCCCATAGATTCCACCAGATACGTTAAAATTGCATGACGTTGCGGCGTGATACGGACACCGGTCGTTTTCAGTTGTTCCAGCGCATGCTGTACGGAAGTTCCCATGGTTGCCCACCGCCTTCAAGTTTTAACTGGGTGTTACAAAACTTATATCGTTCTTAGCCTTCATTGTACGGCGTTTCTTGGATTGTTGTCAATCCGGGAGAGGCGTCCACCCCCCGCTGTTCCGGCCTTCCTCCTGTTCCGGATAGCTTCGGTAAATGTTCAGATTGCTGTTTCCCTCTATATGAATGGAATGTTCGCCTGTACCGGATTCGCCGGAAATGGTTTTCTGTTCAATCAGAAGATTGGGCAGCGTCGTCAGAATGCTGCCGTAGCTAATCGTCCCTTCAAGCTTGTAATCACCCTCGAGCGGAACGTGAAGATTCATCTCTCCAACCGCACTATACACATTCCAATCGCCACCAATACGGGTTGAACGTATAGCCACTCCACCATTGAGGGATTCAGCGCTTAATTGCGACTCTACCCCGCTGATCAGAATGTTGCCGTTTCTCGTCTGAACCCGGATATGATCGGTCGTTCGCTTTACCGTCATATTCCCCACTTGCGTGGTCAAATCCGTTTCGCCCGTAATGTCGACAGCCAGCATATTCCCCCGGTTAGTGGACATTTTAATATGACCGGTAACGCCGCGCGCCGTAATATCGCCATTTAAGGTCTTGCCCGTAACATTTCCATAAATCCGATCCATCGTAATCGGTCCATTACCGCTCTCCAGCAAAATATTCTCAATCGCTTCCACGCGGTTTAAGGTTATGGCTCCGTTCATCGTCCGTATCTCAAAATTGAATCGTCGATCATCCGGAACCGCGATGTTCACATTCATACGGGGCTGCCGTTTGCCCGATTCTCCATAGGCCTTCCCCTTGGACCGAATCGTAATCGTCTTGCCTTCCCCCACTTCGATCGTCGACTGCTCGGCGATCGCTTCGGCTAAACCGGGCTGCTCCTGATCGACCCATACTTCCGTCTCCACCTTGATATCGTCTACATCCTGCCTTGTGATGGAGATGTCCCCGTTTAAGTGATCGACGATGATTTTCTCGGTTTCAAGCTCAACGGGAATCTCCAATATCGGCTTCTCGAACCGGTTACCTTCAGCTTCGCTGTAATCCACTCCCGCTGCCGTCAAATTCAGGCTCACCCGATTCCAGAGATGGAGAAAATGCTCCTGCTGGGAAATGACGAATACGGAGGCCGTAACAGCCACTGCCAGCAGAATCCCCCTCAAGTCAGGCCGAAACCGAAATTCTTTGCGTCTGCCCAAGAGACGCGACAGCGTGTACCTGACTATATATTCAACGCCGAACAGGATAAACAACAGCGGCCACCAGCGCTGGAGCATAAATATATAATCCGTGCCTCTCCACTCGTCCAACAGCAATAATATGCCCGTGCATACAAGCAGCAAGGCGGCTGTATATCGTCCCACTCTAATTTTATGTTTCATCCGTCTCCTCCCCTCATCGGTTATCACCGTACCACTGTATGCGTTACAAGGATTTGCCCTTGTCTCTTCGGTGGCGGAGAGCTTCCCGGATCCCCGCCCATATCCCGATAACGATCAGCATGATAGCAGAGGCTTCCGCACCATAATCTCGGATTCCTGCCTGCAGCCAAGGCGGCTTCTGGTGAAACAAAATGAGCAGCGTCCCGGTAACAACCAACATGAGGCCAAAAGCGATTCCCCGCTCACCCCGGAACGGATGATTCCGTCCTGATCCGTCCTCGGAAGCAGCAGCCGCTGCCTCACCGCGTCTTTTTCGGGAAATAATATATTCCGCTGCCTGCAGCACGTCATACACGTTATAAAAATACCCCACCGGTATCAGAAGACCCAGAACGACAAGCAGCGGTACATTGATCTGCATTCCAATGGAAGAAAAATATAAAAGCGCCGATATGTCCAGCAGCAGCAACATTATAAATGTTATCCCCTTACGGTACATACCGAGGTACACATGACCCAGACCCGGAATGAGAGCGGCTAATAGAAGTGCATATAATTTCCGCTTTTTTCGCTGCAGCCCCGGGTGTCGCTTAACCTGGACCTGATGCCGTTTCTTCTTGCTGACTTGGGTTTGTGGTTCGGGTGTTAAATTCATAACCTTCTCGCCTCCTTCCAAACATCCTGGGACAGGCGCTGTTTTACGATGTTTTTCTTTGATAGTACCCCAACAAGGAGCTGAAGTAACTGGCAAAAAACTGGATAGACCGTCCGCAGAAAGCTGGCAAACCTACAAAAAAACGGCACCGCCGGTGGCTCAGCAGTAGCCGTTTGTTATGCTTCATTCCTATCCTATTCAGCCGTTACCATCGTTACATGGCCGATTCCCCGCAACTGCCGGGTGATCTCCATCGGTTCGAATTTGCGATCGGTCAAGACCTGCAGCGAGATTTCGAGCCCTAATACCGCAGGCTGCAGCTCCCCGTATGCCGCACCGCTTCGTTCGTTAACGATAAGCTTCTTGATCACGAATTCCTGTTCCTCCAGAACAGCGGATATGTCATCCAAAATATTCGGCGTATTTGCTGCGTGGACAGTAATCAGATGCAGTTTGCTGCCGCGGATGTAACGCTGCTCCAGCTTATTGAAGACAACCAGATTAAGAAGAATTAGCACCGTCGATACGATCGAGGCAAAATAAAAACCGGCCCCAATCGCTAACCCCACGGCCCCCACAACCCAGATGGACGCAGCAGTGGTTAGTCCGGTAATGGATTTTCCTGTAAACAGAATGGTACCGGCACCCAAGAAACCGATCCCTGTAATGACGGCCGTTGCCAAGCGCGCTGGATCAATCCGAACGTTAATCTCGTCTACAAAATCGGAGAAACCGTAAATGGATAACAGCATAATAAGCGTAGAACCCAAACATACCAATATATGCGTGCGCAGTCCTGCAGCATGGTTCGAACGTTCCCGTTCAAAACCGATCAAGCCGCCAAGCAGCATAGCCAGCAGCAATCTTAATAAAATGGATACATTATCTATCACCCAAGGATTATTCAAAAGAACGATACTCCCCTCACGTCTGCTTCAGTCGCTTATGCTTTATCATTCATTGTATATGAAGATGGAACTCGGTCAATTCCACACCCGGAGCAACCTCAAAAGCGTGATTTTTAACAAACCCGAATTTCTCATACAAGGTTACCGCAGGCGTATTGCGCGTCCCTGTTGAGACCACGAACATGGGCGCCTCCTTATAGGATTCCAACACGTGGCGAATTAATGTCCCCGCGATCCCTTTGCGAAAATGACCCGGATGGACCATCATTCGTGATATGGTGACCTGCTCCTGTTCCGGCTCGACTGCGATTGCTCCGATAAGATCTCCTTCTTCATTAATATAACCAAAAAAGGTTTCCCCGCTCGAACGGATCGTATCGAAGG
This Paenibacillus sp. JZ16 DNA region includes the following protein-coding sequences:
- a CDS encoding nucleotidyltransferase-like protein is translated as MELTNFSFYYGNTVDEDAVGAIAYRNSDKRQQGLLVYDFEVNIVVVYDGTPDEPPIQHSIVGGERCQVISIGLDDLHRELLSGTHKVLIKCFLEGDIIKDDQDRLSNLRRDFLRFAEPFREQKLFIGFAHFLQKYMDAKMLLKEERGLDAYHTLLEGLHHWGQLELIERGIHPESAVWEQITGLNTPVRKLYEELTVSTETLGQRVELALLAYEFSMVSKLESSAALLLRVLRSRRNPWTIQELILHPELAPVSKELPIVMRKLVYQSLVKEVPMWRGVRSYGTEAIRYYTD
- a CDS encoding YgzB family protein, with protein sequence MIFKNAKINAFRTWGLLLTMLGMGLMVLGTAGIVFFGQAGKIFAGIGLVFGLIMMLGSLGIYFWAGMLSTSAVQIQCPECNKLTKMLGKTDRCMFCHTILTLDPSQANITAEELEAQQTRS
- a CDS encoding glycosyl hydrolase family 18 protein; the encoded protein is MARRRYRGKKRRTRGGSFFLGLLLVAAGAWWVVTTLFPNQTYTVPDWRGMDKPIFVQGELKEQPARGSGEELLLPITVIQESVDANIRYEEETESVLVTTSESVFRMKMESTKGELNGKGVTIPYAPKLIDGIAYVPIKPLKQHYGVSVHEDSATGAIILMRAGDSIQLAEAAPGNPEETVALRESGEKKSPIVLDMPAGERLRVWLEEEGRLFVQADNGYTGYVPKEQVKLGDVKEIPMLAQTPSRAELEWKNKSVNLAWEAVYNKNPSTDSIGELPGVNVVSPTWFSIVDGEGTVKSKAVKQYVSWAHNRNMEVWGLMDNSFDPDMTTEALSTFDRRSHIIKQMLAYAKQYKLDGINIDFENVHTKDKDNVVQFVREMKPLAKARGLIVSIDVTPKSNSEMWSLFLDRKRLGETVDYMMVMAYDEHWAASPKAGSVSSLPWAEQSVRRIMEEDAVPSSKLVLGVPLYTRVWTETSEAGETKVSSKAIGMEKLQALLKEQKVKGTLDAGTGQNYVQFTEGESIKKIWMEDGTSLQSRVNMAKKLKLGGIASWNRSFAIPETWHVLKTIHE
- the perR gene encoding peroxide-responsive transcriptional repressor PerR; translated protein: MGTSVQHALEQLKTTGVRITPQRHAILTYLVESMGHPTADDIYRALEPNFPSMSVATVYNNLKMFIEAGMVRELTYGDNSSRFDANVSDHHHVICQSCGKIEDFSYPSLEDVGIQAEKSTGFEVKGLRMELYGLCKSCQ
- a CDS encoding DUF4097 family beta strand repeat-containing protein, with translation MKHKIRVGRYTAALLLVCTGILLLLDEWRGTDYIFMLQRWWPLLFILFGVEYIVRYTLSRLLGRRKEFRFRPDLRGILLAVAVTASVFVISQQEHFLHLWNRVSLNLTAAGVDYSEAEGNRFEKPILEIPVELETEKIIVDHLNGDISITRQDVDDIKVETEVWVDQEQPGLAEAIAEQSTIEVGEGKTITIRSKGKAYGESGKRQPRMNVNIAVPDDRRFNFEIRTMNGAITLNRVEAIENILLESGNGPITMDRIYGNVTGKTLNGDITARGVTGHIKMSTNRGNMLAVDITGETDLTTQVGNMTVKRTTDHIRVQTRNGNILISGVESQLSAESLNGGVAIRSTRIGGDWNVYSAVGEMNLHVPLEGDYKLEGTISYGSILTTLPNLLIEQKTISGESGTGEHSIHIEGNSNLNIYRSYPEQEEGRNSGGWTPLPD
- a CDS encoding MgtC/SapB family protein; this encodes MNNPWVIDNVSILLRLLLAMLLGGLIGFERERSNHAAGLRTHILVCLGSTLIMLLSIYGFSDFVDEINVRIDPARLATAVITGIGFLGAGTILFTGKSITGLTTAASIWVVGAVGLAIGAGFYFASIVSTVLILLNLVVFNKLEQRYIRGSKLHLITVHAANTPNILDDISAVLEEQEFVIKKLIVNERSGAAYGELQPAVLGLEISLQVLTDRKFEPMEITRQLRGIGHVTMVTAE
- a CDS encoding GNAT family N-acetyltransferase, encoding MIRALSLEDRDTVQQIWSLQHMAYPLEAELIGFSEIPPLQDTFDTIRSSGETFFGYINEEGDLIGAIAVEPEQEQVTISRMMVHPGHFRKGIAGTLIRHVLESYKEAPMFVVSTGTRNTPAVTLYEKFGFVKNHAFEVAPGVELTEFHLHIQ